atatttaatgatacTATCAACATTTTACTCATGTTGAGTTCCACTTATTTGACAAAAAGTGTATAAAGGTATACTCCTTTTAAGGGTAATTTTGAAACATTacaaaatttttttatatttaactctgtatttaattaaaatacatCGCATAAATTGAGACAGTACCTGTAAACCCAAATTTTGAGTCCAGCATTGATGAGTTTGTGATAAATAGGAAGAACTGATTCCTTTGAGTCTGACCAACTACCAAAGATTGTCATACTGaatattcaaatattaaaaaaaaaattgttagtttcTCTGCTTTAGACTCTCACATCATGTGTGgactaaataatattttttaaaaaaataaaaaataaaattcattaataATTACTTGCAAATGCTCCAATTTTTGAGGTGTTGACCATCACTTATAACATGGAGAGCCTTTTGAACATCAAGTCTATTGTAATAAGAAGAAGTATAATCATCAAGACATGGGTCATATCCTCCCATGATCCTTGGCATCTAATTAgaaaaaatcaacaatatatCAGATGTGtaactatatataaaatgatgtttatcTGTTATAACAGGTAACCTGTATTATTTATCGTTACCATTTTGGACTTGGTGTCAAATAAAACTTGTGTGGTTTGTTGTTGAGTAGTAGCAGTATCTCTTATGCATACTGAAGTGTAAAGGCTATAGATATCAATTTCTTTGTACTGTTTGAGGACTTCATCAACAGCCTCAGAACAAGTTTGATTGCTCCATGTATCATCACTGTGAAAATTACAAGTATCAGAAATAGTTTTATGAGTTTCATCAGAAATGACAGCATGGCTCCAAGCATAATCCACTAGACCCTTCCAATCCTCTGCATCACATGTTTCTGGATTACCTAGCTGCACCacatcatcaacaacatttttttatttagaacgaaccatagttcatatactttatttgttttaatttatgtgacacacttTTTATTTTAGTCTGTTCTAAAAAAAGATTAACTTCTAAATatggaaataattatttttgttatattttcaCTTTTTACCTTTAATGAGAATATTTTATAAGCACATAGTAGATGTTGTGTCATGTTTGaaacaccccccccccccccgccccccTCCTCCTTTACCACTATACTTAGTGTTAACAACTCACTTATAATTATATGAGatcatttttactttatttgcacAATATTCACTACCTTGTTCCGCCACGGGCTACAACATGGTTTGGATTgtaaatttaaaagatattaatttttttttcttatactttGTGTCACACGATTCAAACTATGTCATATAAAATGGAATGTAATATATAGAGGGAATATACATACCAGGATTCCTCTGAGATCAATGAAAAGGGAAGGGTCTTTATTCTTGTCAACAATGACTTCAGCCAACTCAGGTACATATTTTCctatgccaaaaaaaaaaacaaaaaaaatgtaagcTGAAACTTGCACAaagtcatttatatatatatattgtatctggtataatacctgcataactctcTCCAGCAATATAAAATGGTCGTTTTTTATATGATGGGAACTTGAGAAGCCACTTGTGTAGAAAAGTATATGTGTCATTGGCTGGTAAAACAGTCCAAAAAGgttagggaaaaaggacaagtaaaatatatatatcaacatcaCATATGTAAGGTGTTTCTAGAGGAATATATTACATAAGACATTAGGACAAAATATCAACATCACATAAGATATTTATGGAGAAACATATAGTACACACGACTTATTGAAAGATGACCAATTCTTGAAAAGATAAAAGTGAAAAACAAGTTAAGTTTATGAGAGGTAAGTCCGAGTGACAAGTTTGTAGACAACGAGGGTATAAATAGTCGCATAGTATAACAAAGGATAAACAGGAtatttttgacctttttccCTAATTAATATAAATCTCACCTGTGAAATCATCTCCAATGCTATGATAATCACCACTTGTATTTGAGTATGAAAAGCCAACACCAATTGGAGATTCCAAGAACAACAAGTTTGCCTCTGCATcaatattatttcaatttagTATTTAAGAACAAACAAACACACATAAAAATGTATGcatgtaaattaatttatatgataaagCATATATTAAACCTTTATTCCATGAATAAGGATTAAGTTTTAGGCCAAAACCATCAAAGTCTACAAGAAAAGGCCCAATCTCTTGAGTTGCTCCATATCCCACTGAAGAACATCCTGGACCTGAAATTATCaaccaaataattaaaatttcctcagtttcaatttgtttgtctgattttgatttgacGTTTGAGAAAGttagaaagttgaaattaaagagctGCAgagactaaaaatgaaagtgCATAAGACACAAGTGTGAAAATGAAAGCTAAATTGTTTGACTAGCTAGtggaattatatatattaatctcattgaaaatgaatttcttcaattgttTTCCAAGCCTCTTTTTTTAGTCAAAGATAATTTATTAATCTTGTCTACAAACCTTGaatattggtcaaaaagatatataataatGCCAAATTCCATTACCATCAAGACATAATATTATCCATTTCTCAATCCAAGAATATTGTCCTTAGGATAAACTTTTGTAGATACCATAATTTAACAACCTTAAACATGTCTAAGAAACCAAAACTCATAATAAGTAAATCAACATATAGTTTTCCTACTTACAACGACGATAACAATATGTTATTACACGTATAATTACTGAACTTTATTCACGTAAGGTCTTACGTACCTCCATTGAGCCAAAGCACTAAAGGTTTATCTTGAGGGTCAATTGAGCATTCATAGAACCAATAAAAGAGTGCTCttccatttttctcatttaCTGTGACATGTCCAGCATAATGTTTGAAATTTACACTAGGTTGTCCTGGCAAATTAGTGACTAGATCCTCAATATAACTACTGTCCCATGAAGAAGAATCAGGCTTGTTATTATTGGATAATTCATGAGAACGTCGTCCAACGATTTTTATTGGctccaaaaataatattaaggaaataataataataagaagcaGAGAATATTGGGAAAACATAATGtttgatatattataaaaaaaacaacttgGAGCTAGACAAGCAAGTAGTAGTATTTGTTAAGAGTGAAAATACACGACATCCCACCTATCTATTTATAGTTGTGGCAAAAAGCACTTTTTGAACAAATgtaaccacaaaaaaaaaataactttttgaaCAAACCCATTATCTATAAGGTGTGAATCATTTTTAGaaatccaaaaacaaaaaaacaaactgGAATTAGCTACCATATCGTAGTTAAATTCCATTGCTCGTAGGCAAATGAGCGAGTCGAGTCGAATATGAGTcgataaaaaaatgatttaaataaaaatggataagTTACTCGACTCGACTCGACTCacattttaaatgggtaaaaacGAGTTATCCAATGGATAATATGGATAATCATATTTACCCATATGATAATAGAAATCTTgttaaaagctttaaaaacaaaaaaaaaaaaaagttttttttatcacttcaCTCCACCCCCTACCAGTCCcccaagattaaaaaaattaccacCCCAccccatccaaaaaaaaaaattaacaaaattttaaattttttcattaagattttttttattgtttttttttaaaaaattaccacTCTACCCACCTACcagacccccccccccctccacaccacatcccaaaaaaaatttacaaaattttaaattttttccaataaatttttttttaaaaaaaaattaccaaccCCTCTACCCCCCACCCcctatcccaaaaaaaatgtaaaaaaaagtttcatttaaaaaaaataaaaataaagactttCTTACTATCCCACCCTttatcacttcttttttttgtgtgaatgCGTATCTTTTACCCATTTTATCCATTTAACTATTCACTTTTAAATGGATAATAGTATGGGTATTACTCGTTTTTACTCATTTTTGAATGAGTTGGATACCCAATCCATTTAAAATGGATAAATATGAGCGATTACCCATATTAATTACCCATTCTGCCATTCCTACTCATAGTTAACCAAAGTTATGAAAATTCATTGCTAAATAAGATAAATGATGGATTTTTCTGTATAAGTATGAGTGTTTGTCTAtcgctattttttttttttttagagaccCTATATGTACCAAACttatcttttaaatttgaaatagatCTCTCGTTTATTTTGATTCTCATCCAATGTTTGATATCTATATAGAAGCTTGATTATTTTAAATTCGGACCACGTAGGGCTCATTTAGGGGAAAGCGCTCCTTAACAAGAATTTTTTTGCATGCTTAAGACTCAAACTTGAAACCTCTAATTAAGAGAGAAGCAACCTCGTTCACTGCATCAAATCTTGGGTGGTAAAAAATCTCAAGCCTATGGACTATGGTATCTGACATAGATTTTAGGCATAGGTTTATTCTAGAgcttaatttgtttaatttgcaTGGATATTAAAGGGGTAGTGGAGTCTCCATTTTAATGTGTGTGGGTTGTTGGGTCACTAATCACGTGATAATGTCCAAAAGGGTTACTTTAACATGGCTCTATAAttaacatttaattaattttatccaaCCACAATGTATAAAATACTACTAATTAATCCAAACTTAAAGCTATACCTTCCTCCACTAAAAAGTTTAGAAATGGCTTATTACAAAAAAGAGCAATGCCACATTGAATGAAAAGATctagtaatataatttaatgacaattaattgttAAGCCTCATACAATATAgtgtaaataattttctacaTTTATCATTCAATTGatgtatattttgtatttaatgATAAGTCTTCtagaaatgtgaaatttaaaatcttaaaaataaaatatgttgtAAAATTATTTACACTAACAATGAAGTATATTATGTTTACTTAAACTAAAGACGAGTCCTTATTTTAATCAAACACAATAAAGGAGACGTATGAGTTTAATATGTAACTTAGTTTAATAATCTGATCTCCGATACCATAAGTCCATTGCTTAGAATATGTATTGTAGTATTTAAATCGTAACTATTAGTGCAGGAGACTTACGAGTTAATTTTCTCATAGAGAAAATGAATCTATCGTAATTCTGACTTGTGTCATCAATCATCGATAATTCTCGCAAAGTGGATGACCACCCTTTTTTACAACCTAGATATTTTCTAGTGATGCATATCATTTTCTCTATTGTAAATTCTAATAATCGTTTAATAGgaagaaaaataactttttttttcttcatccaGGCTAATTAGCACCCTTTATAAATATATCTGATCTGATTAATATTTCCAACACCTACTTTATAAAAGAGAAAACACTTCCTGTCAagcatatcaaatttttttggttaaagaAAGAATAATTCTCAATGAACTATAAAACAGGAAAATGGATTAGACTGGTCGAGGCTGATTATATCAGTTTTTATGGATTtaattcttaaatatttttttggcattataaatttattatatttttaaagttatgaGTTCgtatcaattatttattttaatcttaatatatttttacatataaatttGTACTTTCGTAAAAATATTGAGTTCAAATAAATTAGTTGTCACTACTCTGTCTTCGCCACTATCATCgcaataaattaagaattttgtaacaataaatattactgctcaaaaaaataaatttattttcactAAATATCTCTTTTTTAATCATGTACAATGCCACGTAGGCACAATTCAAACAGATATCATGTGaaccatatatatatgtatgcatgAGAGGTCAATATAGAACAGCTAGCAAGAAGCAATAAGAAGTAGCtagattttatttaattaaaatatagtaGATTAGATTAGGGTGAATATATTAACCAATTATGTGAGGCAGCACCCACAAATAGAGTTGGAAAATCCTAGAATATATTAAGAGTGTCCTAACATTAGAGCACAACGTTAATTAATGTCAATTCCTTTTATCCATACATATCTATAACTACCAATTTTAACGTCAATGTTAGCTACTGTGGTGATGTCACTAACAAGAATCAAGTATGACAAGAATTGCTCAAACCAAATTTACACTATAGTGTGTTTAATACATGGGATAAGgatctgaaaaatactttaattttgatCGGATTTATTGTTgcaatactaaactttcatgaggacctattacctccctagactatttaataccgtattttaaacatatatatttgcccacatggacataaaaaataatgcaaaattataaatagtaatgtgtccacgtaggcacatatatacctttaaaatacactattaaatagttcagggggtaaaaaatgcggtattaaatagtctagggaggtaataggtccttatgaaaatttagtatcgcaacagcaaatccgaccaaagttggaatatttttcagacccttatcccttaatATATTATACGTATCTCTGTTATGATTTAAGTCCATGATATATTATTTGTTCTGATCCAACAAAACTTAATAGATTTGTTTCTTGAGGTATGCCATCATCGAGTCCAAAAATATGTGTACGATATGAATTTGTggtatttcttaaaaataaaattcttcactttttctcttttatttcgATGTGGAATTAGCCTAAAGTCATATCAGGTACACCCTTCTTCAGAAGACctataaaagttatttttttccttttaataatgtaaaaaaaaattacaatgtcAGATAACCTAAGCGATAACTATAAGTTATTATGAGATTCGTAACTTGTAAAATAAGACAGGTTACATATTATATCGAACATAGATAATACACTAATAAGTGcgttcatatataattttagtaatttttggGCAAGTTCAATATGTCATGTTTCATACTAAGGGAATGACAAGTGGAAAGAGAAATTGGCATATAttctaataatataaattggTGGTGTTTGGCAATGGGCATACAAAAAAAGGTTGAGCAACTTTTGGGAATCTCATCATCAAAGTGAAGAAAATATAGTAATTTTTGTGGCGAACCTTGTGCGTTATGACTCTTTAATCTGAACATGAgagaatgaaaataaaaataacaatgagTGCAACAACCAACTAATTAATTGGATGTGAATAATGAGTTGGATTCCAACTTTATTTGGTTGAACAATATTATAACAACTAAAACTTCTACCACTTTATGTTAGAATAGTTTTTGCAACTCCTTTCTCTAGAGGTATAATAATGACAAACAAATAATATGGATTGTGGTGTCGTGGTGAGATTGTTTTACCCTTAATCAGATTTCTTGAGTTCGAGCCCtggatatggagaaaatcttgttggaagCGCTACCCCAAATGAACTCTACAATGGgcgatccgaatttagtcgAAACTTCAATGAAGATCAAGATAAATAATAATGACAAAAGTATTTATATATGCCTCTACCATGATCTTTTCAATCTACTAGCTCTAATTTGATTGAACTATTCATTCTTTATCTTATTTAGAGGCGGAACTAGAAGGTTATTATACGAGTTTGACACAAATTTAATAACTACATACATATATAGtccaaatacaaaaaaattgctattatataatataaaactcaaaaatttcaaatcctGACTACATGTATCCTTAATTTCTTGTGATGGTTTGGAAACTTTCATTGATGCATGCATCTTTTGTATAACTTACTCAAAAAGGAGGAAATTGCCAGTGTTCAACATGCAATAAAATTAGGGAAAATATAgatatgttttctttcttctcaactttaatataatttgacACACTGAGCCTATATATGCTACTGTGGTCCCTTAGGTTTCTTGAATTGATAACTTATTCAAAGGTAGCAAAGAGAATAATAGGCTGGACATATTATCTAGCTAGGGAAAAACATTAAATTTGTGGCATTATTTGAAATTGAGTAACTTTATCCTCTATTTAACTTTTGATCTATAATATTATTCTTggctcaaaataaaaataaaagtttagcTTTTTTCACTTGACCTAATGAGCTCAAAGGTGTGGATAAAATTGAAtcttaactaaaaaaaagtagNNNNNNNNNNNNNNNNNNNNNNNNNNNNNNNNNNNNNNNNNNNNNNNNNNNNNNNNNNNNNNNNNNtatatattttaaaaagtcacACCATGAGTTCACTTATTTCACGTTGAAACTCTATTAGTGGCATGAACAAACAAGACATATAGCTATGGGTATATGAACTAAGTAAATTTGTACGAAGAGCACAATTGAATTATTTTGGAAACTATAAATAGTACAATTTTACGACGTATGACTCTTCATATTAAGTCTGATATATGCGATAgcctattaaaaaaaattatactatgtacccgtatatataacttaaatcaattatcttttttattttggcaGGAAAAGGGCACATCCTTTAAACTTATAAAGCTATATAATGTTAGAGAGAACCATATTAGAAATTGATTAAATGTCTTATCATCCTCTCCAATAccataattaagtttaattagctttaaaaaattcttgaaaagTGTCAAATGACATAGACAGAACATAAGGATCAATAGTGTTGAATTCATTCTAGATATTATCTCTTACTATAACGCTTCTGATTAGGctcttcaaattaaaaatactcatcAGAAACAGTAAATATGTCTAATTAATATCCTCTATAGTACTGCTAATACCAACTCATatcttattaattaaaaaaaatgataactaACGTGGCAGTTCGTTTGATTCAATGAATTTGATAGGAAGATATATCGTGCAATTTTATCTTATCTTAGTTTAGTGGAAGGTATCAAAAGGAAGAAGTTGTCCCATCTTCAATAGATGAAATTATGAACGATAAAATTTGCTCATCAAAATATAATCAGTTGAATTAGAGATTAGGCTTATAGTGAACTCGATGTGACCGTTTCGATTATTAGTAGCGGCTCGTGAAGTAGCCCTCTTTCTTtacaaaaaaatgatacatgCCCCTTTTCTTATAGTCAAGTGGCTTTCCGCTCCTCTCTCTTTGTTTCGATGAAAGCCTCTCAATGTTCGTGTTCTACGGGGAACTTTTTTGACTATTTACCTTCGCCGGAAGCAAAGGGCGAAAACTCCAAAACTAGAAAAGGGTGCTTGTATTGTGGTTTTGAGTTCCTTGGCTTGTGTTCTAATAGTAACCATAGGAAGAAAGCAGGAAGCATGGTCCCTAGTCTCGTTTTTGCCGAGCCTGATTCTCTATGGCATGGACGTCTTTGATTGGATGGAGACAGATATATAGAAAATGTGCAGTGAGGGTGCTTGTAAATCACTTGATAGCCTAGCTTGACCGAAGCAATGCCCAAAAGTCCCATGCCTTTCTTGGTCGGACCAACCCAACCGGCGATTTTCTACAAGTCAGTGAGTTGATTTGAGCGCATGCAACTCAAGTCAATTCATCTAAAAGTATTTCAGGCTAAATATGTAACAAAATTGACcttaacaaataaaaacttgtcaaaatatttttttaaaaacaatcttTCTTTTGGTAATTTATCAAGTGGGTAAGAGAAGAGTCGAAGAACTAATTAAAGTTGATTAAGAGTTGAACAAattgaattatgatttattgtttagCTAATTTTGATTCAACTATTTCAGTCTAAGTAATATAATTTGAACGAGTTATTTGGACATGTTCAATTTCAACTTAATCTCGTCCATTTAACATCCCCACGTGCAATTTCCCGAATAAGATCGAAAAGAGTAGAATAAAGTTTTGAATAGACAAATCTTTTAGCAAAAGAATAGAATTAATTCAGGCATTCCATGCACGGCCAAGAGTGGAGAAATGGCATGTCAAAATGACAAGAAATAGTAATTGTCAACAAGTCTATACACATCCCTATGACTAGTATTTAAGCATAAATGGATATATGTATCTTTTTGAATATTGTCCTTAATGTGAACAAAAGATGATTTAACTTAATAGtaatccatatatatataagacaTGTATTCTCAGacatatataaacaaatataaaataaaataaaaatccattttaatattcaaattgTGAAATTAATCAATCAAATAGTTGCTTTATAAATCTTTTAGAATGTATATCTATTGACAtaatgaaatttgaattttatgtatGATTGGTTATATAGCCTGAAAGAATAGTGTTTTGGGTCGATgttgtaaatttatttttatgttttcaaaAGTCATCAACAATAGGTTTTAAGCCTAGAGGTGCGGGATTTGGCTAGACTCCTACCATGTGATATATAGGGTAGAAATATTACTTTAAAAAGATTAGAGGGGACATGGACCTTGCCTCTAGCGAGCAAAAGAGATTGATCAAACAATTTAAAGGAAGGAAGTAGCCTATACAAGTAAAAAATGTCAATGTTgtaaataaaattacaatatcTAACTAATTGTAATGGATATGTCATCTGTATAAATAGATGTTGATTCTCCTTCACCTagtatattgtaaattatttctTACTCACATAGGATGGAATATTCAAATTACTCTCTTCTCAATGTTGAATTCAACATAGAATAATGTACATAGAATTACTTGAGAAAAAGTTCCTTTAGGAAAAGAGAAAAGCATGGTAGCTTTAAGTCGTTGTTGTTTTAAGaatcatatacatatataatgtggaaataagaagaaattaaataatGGTCCTGCTTTGAATAATCAATGGAAGGAAGTGGGGGTCGTTAGACCTATCAACACTAATGTTATAGGGAACACAAACCATTTAATTTGGTCAAACAAATACTCAATccgtttttaaaaaaaagaatgatctaatttaatttgacacgaaatttaagaatataaagaagatttttcaattttgcggttctaaattaaaattacgttaaatgtatcaaaatgtcatttaaaCTCGTGGTCTTAAACACgtcacatgaaaaattgaaattaaaatattgtcaAATAAGGGAAAGAGATCATGATTCATTCTTAAAAGGAAAGTaggttattttcttttaaacgGAAGGGGTATATAACTACTTTAATATCTACTCTAATTGAAAGGAAAAGTTCAACTAAAATTATTTAGCTAGGTGGATTGGGTCagttctttatattttataatcaattcTTTGACAAGATCAAGTTTGTTGAATATTTCAAAGTTTGGAGATATATTTCTAGATGTGCATGAGATGATATCTAATTTGTGTTAGGATTATTTGTTTGGATTATGAATTAGGATATGAATTGTGATAAGCATCAGCCTGACTCCcactttctcttctttcattatgacttgtatATTAGTTCGAATTTAATTACTGATGTGATCACATTTAAATGCGAGAGCTAGTCGATTTGACGGCTCCTACGTGAGTGTAACGATGATCATGATGATTAACTATTCCATGTTCATATGGACTATTATTTACGACGAGAAATAGGTCGATACTCCCCATACATATTGTCACATCTCGCATATTCATGGCCACAATGGTTAAACTTTGTATCGTCAAAAATTGTGCTACATATAATGATAtctaaatcattattttattcttattaaaaattaaattaaatttgaggTTATTAGTATGAACTCGTAGTTAATAGGGAGTGTTTAAATTTACTCCTTAAGTGGCACTTTAATAAACTAAAAGTTTTGTCACAATATTGAAGCCCAAAGttaaagagaaaataagatAAAGAGATTATGAATACATTTCATCAAGAAAGCCAAAGTTGTACAAAGAGTAGTCCAACACtatcaaaagaaaatatgacttctacattattttatttatatgtaatgATTAAGCACACTCCAAAGACAATTCTATTTGCTTTAATTCCCTTATCCaagtttttattatattttggaGCATATTGTTGTACACAATAAACATGTGCTACATAGAGGTAGTTAATTATAGTATGATCTTTAGGAAAATGTAATTAGCCATCTTCTTTGACCACTTTTCATTAACAAATTTCAGTTAGAATCATCATCATACTCTCTGAATTGGTTACAAATTCACTAGAAGAAATTAAGgacatattcaaaatttaaaagttattgatttttattattatctcaAGCTACTacataataatatatgaatttaaaaaaaataaaaaaataaaaaaaataatttaaaataaaataaaataaaaattattgatt
The Solanum stenotomum isolate F172 chromosome 12, ASM1918654v1, whole genome shotgun sequence DNA segment above includes these coding regions:
- the LOC125849429 gene encoding serine carboxypeptidase-like 31; the encoded protein is MFSQYSLLLIIIISLILFLEPIKIVGRRSHELSNNNKPDSSSWDSSYIEDLVTNLPGQPSVNFKHYAGHVTVNEKNGRALFYWFYECSIDPQDKPLVLWLNGGPGCSSVGYGATQEIGPFLVDFDGFGLKLNPYSWNKEANLLFLESPIGVGFSYSNTSGDYHSIGDDFTANDTYTFLHKWLLKFPSYKKRPFYIAGESYAGKYVPELAEVIVDKNKDPSLFIDLRGILLGNPETCDAEDWKGLVDYAWSHAVISDETHKTISDTCNFHSDDTWSNQTCSEAVDEVLKQYKEIDIYSLYTSVCIRDTATTQQQTTQVLFDTKSKMMPRIMGGYDPCLDDYTSSYYNRLDVQKALHVISDGQHLKNWSICNMTIFGSWSDSKESVLPIYHKLINAGLKIWVYSGDTDGRVPVLSTRYSLSALGLPITTKWRPWYHQKQVGGWVEEYKGLTFATFRGAGHAVPTFKPSESLAFFTSFLNGQSLPFQRI